The DNA segment AAAGGGCTCATTAGGATTCAACAAAACCTATAGCTTTAATTGAATATAGAGTGTTAATTATCAATGGAGCATCTTTAATTCATGTATATGCTTTACAGCTTTAAAGCACGGAAAAAGGACATAATAGTAAAAACCCTGGTTCACTCACACGAGAAGTAAACCAGGGCTTTTCATTACACTACACTATATTTGAGTGCTTCCAGAATACCGGCAGCATCATCACTGCGGTAAAAAACAGAATGGCTGCTATTTCTATGGTATAGCGAAATTCATGCATACCCAGAAACAGTATCAGCAAAGCGAGACACAGCGCCAGAGAAAGCTTCAAATGTACCTGCTGCTTTTTCCGTTCCAGCATGGTTGTATATTTCAGGCATGGCCCAAAATAAATAAAAATACCAAGTCCAACCGGAAGAAAAATTAACAGACTGTAGATGTCGAGATACTCTATACACAACAGAACAAGCAGATAGATCATCATTGTTATCAGATAACAGTGCCAATACGTTTTTGCATGATAACCACCTGTATAGCGTTTCAGAAACAGCAGCATACAAAGGTACAAAACCGTTTCCCAAAAAAACTGCAGGAAGTATCCCAGTACAAGCGTGCTGACGATTTGTACTGTCTGTATTAGAATAAGTTCCAGAGCATAACGGATAACATCAATCTCTTCCTCCGCAATCAAACCGCGCCGCGCAAGAAAAATGCTAAGCCTTTTACTTATTGTTTCCATATTTCTGTGATTTCACAGATTCCTTTTTATAGGTAAAAGGTTTTGGCGTATAATGCCCTATCATAGATGTGTTGGCTGCATTTTTTAATGCATAGTTAATCAGCTTTCTCTTAATTTCAAATTTCATAAGTTATACCACCCTTTCTTATTTTGGAAGAGGCAACAGACAGTGTGCACTAACGGTACCGTTTTGTTCATCATAATCGTATTTCACCATACCATCGTATTTTGCGGCAATACGCTCAATGATTTTTATACCATATCCGTGATCCTCGCCTTTTTTGGAATGGAAATCCGGTGCTTGTGCAGTCGAATTGGTAACCTCAATAATCAGGGAATCGTTGTGCATCATCAGCTTTATGTATATTTGCTTTTCCTTACTCGATCTTGCGGCATCTATGGCATTATCCAATAAATTGAATACAAGAGCGCACATATCCTTATCATCAATTCCCATCTCATCATTCACAAATGCACTGACTTCAAAATGTATATCTCCATTGGAATTTATTTTCGTATTCAAGCATGCATCCAGAAACATGTTCCCTGTCTTAATATGCTGTCCCAGCTCATCTACATCCTTTCTTACACGATCCAGATAAATCAGATAATCATGATCCTGATGAATACTCTCCAGTATCTCAATATGATTTCTCATATCATGCCGCAGCTCTCTGTTTTTTTCCTGTTCCTCCCGCAAATCATGCATATACTGATTCTGGATGTTTCTTGATAGCTCTGTAAGCTCAATCTCACTCTTTTCCTGAGCAAGCTGCCAGAACCGGACAAAGATAAAATCTACGGTAAATGTCTGAACAACCAGCAAAAGGAATACAAGGAATATTGTAATATCCTTTGGATAAGCTTCCAGCTCTCTCATGTACATGATAAGCACAATCATGGAAAAAATCTGTAGAAAAACAAAAGGTATCAGCTGTTTTTTTGTAAGAACCACAAAGAACTTCCGATATAGATAAACCGGTATTTGAAAGGCAAGCATAGCACAGCCATTTGCGAATACGATGGATATAAAACGAAGCATTCCCGGTACGAAGGTCGCATCAAATGATCCGTTGAATAAGTGAATATGCACATTCATAAAAATATCAGTAAATGTGATAAAGCATATTGTATAAAACATTAAATAAAATAAATTAAGAAGCTTAAACTTTTTACACAAAGCACTCACATATAAATAATCCGGAATAATCGAAAACATATTTGCAAGCATAAAGATTATGTTTGAAACATCGATGCTATTCGTTAAAATCATGTTTATAAGACTATACACAAGCATCATACTAACAGCTCTTGCATTCCATCTCACATTACTGTTCACACGTTTTATTGAATAGGTAATACCACCAACATACATCAAACAATACACATACTCCATAAATTCATTCATAACATCACTCTTTCCTGCATAATCATTATATAAGAAGGCCCACATGATGTCATGTAAAATTTAAATTTTCTATTTCCCTGAATCGAGGTTCCTTTTCCTTCCCCCTTCCTACCGATATTATACTACAATATAACGGTTTTCCGGTATAATAAATACATGAATGGTTTTTTTTATGTATTTAACGGTCAGTTTATTCTACACTCAAAGTATCTAAACATCCTTCAGTCTTATAATAAATTCAAAAATTTGGGCTGTTGGAATAAGGAAGCACCTTATAACGTCCTAAAATTATTTTCTAAAAAATGACGGCATTATAATTTTTCCGTCATTTGAAATAAAGCGTCCATAATTACGTTTTTACGCCGTCTGCTGATTTTCAGCATCTTATCACAGTCCTTTAGCTGTAATTCAAAGCCCCTGACAGAACGTACATATTCAATATTCACGATATTGGAACGATTGATCTGCACGAAGCGATTATTTAATGCATTCATCATCCGTTCCATGGAATATAGACGGAAAATATATTCCCGATCCTTTGTATATGCATAAATATCCTTTGCAAAATATTCCATATAAATGATATCCTTTTGTGCAAGCATCTCATAGCCGCCATCCGTACGAATCTTGAAATCAGCATTTTCCTGTAAAAACTCAAAGGCATCCTGCAGTGTTTTCTTCAGCTTATCATCAATTTTGGATTTGAGAACATATCGAAATACGTTAATTCCAAACGCATCCTCCATACGGTCTGCATAATTGGTAACATAAATCACCAGTGTACGCTCATTGGAGATATACTTAGCAAGATGAATCCCATCCATACCCGGCATTTCGATATCCAGCAAAAGTATGTCATAAATATGTTTACTTCTCAAAAAGTCATGTACAGTATTATAGGTATCAATGAAAAGCTGTTCTTCTAATCCGAACGCTTCTATTTTCTCACGTATTATATCTGTATAACATGGTTCATCATCCAGTAATGCTATATGGTAAACGTTCTGCATATATAATCCCCTGTCTTTTTTCCCATTACCAGCAGGCAATGCTGCTGTCTGTTCTTGATTCGCTTCCGGCCATCAGTGCTCCATTCGCCAATCGCACAATAATCTGTCCGCGCCCGAATCCGGAAGGCTCCAGTTCTAGCTGGATACGGTG comes from the Erysipelotrichaceae bacterium 66202529 genome and includes:
- a CDS encoding GHKL domain-containing protein; translated protein: MNEFMEYVYCLMYVGGITYSIKRVNSNVRWNARAVSMMLVYSLINMILTNSIDVSNIIFMLANMFSIIPDYLYVSALCKKFKLLNLFYLMFYTICFITFTDIFMNVHIHLFNGSFDATFVPGMLRFISIVFANGCAMLAFQIPVYLYRKFFVVLTKKQLIPFVFLQIFSMIVLIMYMRELEAYPKDITIFLVFLLLVVQTFTVDFIFVRFWQLAQEKSEIELTELSRNIQNQYMHDLREEQEKNRELRHDMRNHIEILESIHQDHDYLIYLDRVRKDVDELGQHIKTGNMFLDACLNTKINSNGDIHFEVSAFVNDEMGIDDKDMCALVFNLLDNAIDAARSSKEKQIYIKLMMHNDSLIIEVTNSTAQAPDFHSKKGEDHGYGIKIIERIAAKYDGMVKYDYDEQNGTVSAHCLLPLPK
- a CDS encoding response regulator, whose product is MQNVYHIALLDDEPCYTDIIREKIEAFGLEEQLFIDTYNTVHDFLRSKHIYDILLLDIEMPGMDGIHLAKYISNERTLVIYVTNYADRMEDAFGINVFRYVLKSKIDDKLKKTLQDAFEFLQENADFKIRTDGGYEMLAQKDIIYMEYFAKDIYAYTKDREYIFRLYSMERMMNALNNRFVQINRSNIVNIEYVRSVRGFELQLKDCDKMLKISRRRKNVIMDALFQMTEKL
- a CDS encoding ABC transporter — protein: METISKRLSIFLARRGLIAEEEIDVIRYALELILIQTVQIVSTLVLGYFLQFFWETVLYLCMLLFLKRYTGGYHAKTYWHCYLITMMIYLLVLLCIEYLDIYSLLIFLPVGLGIFIYFGPCLKYTTMLERKKQQVHLKLSLALCLALLILFLGMHEFRYTIEIAAILFFTAVMMLPVFWKHSNIV